TTAACGCGTCTTCCTTTGATATATCTGAACTCCCACTGCGGTGGAGGATACTTCTTCATCAGCTTCTCGTACTTATCATCCATCCCAAGTTTCAAAAACACTTTCCCAACCATATTCACAATCGCAGTATTCGGTTTCACTCCAAGCTCCTCCATGTCAGCAAAAACCTGATTAAAAAAAACCAAGAATTGCTATTTCATTACTTCCAGACATCATCAACCTATCCTAAAGTAAGAAGGCTTTTTATACTTTACCTCGAAGAGCTTGTGGTGCATGTCTCTCTTGTAATAGATAGAGATCATTTTGTTGAAGAACTTTCTTGGAGTTCCTTCTAAATGCTCCATGAACAGTTTGTTCCAGAGCTCCTCAGCTTCGTCGAGCCGGTTATCTTCTGCTAGAGCGTTTAGTAACGAGAAGTAAGTCCCCATTGTTCTTCCTTGGCCTTTACTCAGCATCCATTTTGTCACCTAACACAATCCAAAACAAAACTTTTCTTTATTCACCTAACTACATCGTTTCcagaacaaaacaaagaaacagcTCCTTCTTGCTTTACCTGAATAATCTTCTTCCACCCTCTTTCATCTTCAAGAACAGCTAAAGCCTTCTTGACTATAACAAGAGGGAACTCTAACTCCCAGGCAATGAACGAATCAAGCGCTCCGTAGACTTCTTCTTTAACATTCGACAATTCTTTTATCTGCAGATGACAAAACTCAACATTGACTCCAAAAGATGACTGCAGAACACAAGAGACATATGAAGAGTGTCAAAAGAGAGTAGTATTACACAAGCAATCATCTTGGCAGCCTTGGAGATACTTCCAATTCTCTTCCTTGTTTTCCATACTCGAGGAGATCGAGGTCTTGGACCTCTAGCCGCACAAACCTGAAGATTGATTGAGTTCAGACATTAAGAAAAGAAGGTAAGAAGATAACTATTACAAGATAATGCATACTAACCACAACATTGTTAGGCTTCTTGGAGAAGAGTTTAGTTGATTCCTTTGTTTGAGGAAGAAGATACGGTAGTGAATATCTCAAGCTAAGCATCCTCCTgaggacaagaagaagaactccAAAATTTCAAAGCTTGTTCCTTTATCAGCCAACAACAGTTCATAACAGAATGAAAACACACAAGAAACTAACTTTAACCACAAAGTTATGTAGTGAATCAAAACACGTAGTGTTGAAGATACCTTTGGATTCGTCACAGTTAGGCAAAGAGTGAagatgattcttcttctttttcttcgcTGTCTCTCTGATATTTGCGCTTCTCACTCTATCTCCTCTGTCCTTCCAAGTTCCCTCTCTGATGTCTGTCGGAAATCCTCATCCAGAAACATACGAAACGCTGCGTTTTTGGACTAATGGAAAAGGCCCATTAACCCGAAAGTTTGAATAGACCCATTTAACCaatttattatttgaagaaACATTAACATCGTAGCATCATTAAATTAATGAGAGTatcttaactaatttttttagtcAAGTTTTCACTAAGATACTTAACG
The Brassica napus cultivar Da-Ae chromosome A1, Da-Ae, whole genome shotgun sequence DNA segment above includes these coding regions:
- the LOC106438386 gene encoding pentatricopeptide repeat-containing protein At4g21190-like, which gives rise to MLSLRYSLPYLLPQTKESTKLFSKKPNNVVVCAARGPRPRSPRVWKTRKRIGSISKAAKMIACIKELSNVKEEVYGALDSFIAWELEFPLVIVKKALAVLEDERGWKKIIQVTKWMLSKGQGRTMGTYFSLLNALAEDNRLDEAEELWNKLFMEHLEGTPRKFFNKMISIYYKRDMHHKLFEVFADMEELGVKPNTAIVNMVGKVFLKLGMDDKYEKLMKKYPPPQWEFRYIKGRRVKVKAKQLNELSEGEGGLSSDEDKIESKSELLSDEEANQDEEEEEGLEANQRQIGTSREPCLDH